One genomic window of Panicum hallii strain FIL2 chromosome 6, PHallii_v3.1, whole genome shotgun sequence includes the following:
- the LOC112898275 gene encoding uncharacterized protein LOC112898275, translating into MGRGSTVALAAAAALLVSLPMLLLVLLLAADPLPSADPYEQENHRVFVEWKAKNGKTYTYPGEEECRYAVFKDSRRYIAWDRASRPTSSGLNGFAASSNEEMYFGLYGPWVAKQEEYEQETRRMFVLWKAKYGKTYRDVGEERCRYRLFKGNRRVVVRLNAATGQDVYGLNQFGDLTNEEVQQRCYPETDRELSTRCQAAVLDPGSSIVLDRERLISYMVIILHC; encoded by the coding sequence ATGGGGCGGGGCTCCACGGTTGctctcgcggcggcggcggcactgctGGTGTCGCTGCCAATGCTGTTGCTAGTGTTGCTGCTGGCCGCGGACCCACTGCCGTCCGCGGACCCGTACGAGCAGGAGAACCATCGGGTGTTCGTGGAGTGGAAGGCCAAGAACGGGAAGACTTATACGTACCCCGGCGAGGAGGAGTGCCGATACGCGGTGTTCAAGGACAGTCGCCGCTACATCGCCTGGGATAGGGCCTCCAGGCCGACATCATCTGGCCTCAACGGTTTCGCCGCCAGCTCCAATGAGGAGATGTACTTTGGCCTCTACGGGCCCTGGGTCGCAAAGCAGGAGGAGTACGAGCAGGAGACCCGCCGGATGTTCGTGTTGTGGAAGGCCAAGTACGGCAAGACCTACAGAGACGTCGGCGAGGAGAGGTGCCGGTATAGGTTGTTCAAGGGAAACCGCCGTGTCGTCGTCCGGCTCAACGCCGCCACCGGGCAAGACGTGTACGGCCTCAACCAATTCGGCGACCTCACCAACGAGGAGGTCCAGCAACGCTGCTACCCGGAGACGGACCGAGAGCTGAGCACCAGGTGCCAAGCCGCCGTCCTCGACCCGGGCTCGAGCATTGTCCTCGACCGCGAGAGGCTGATTTCGTACATGGTAATCATCTTGCATTGCTAG